The following proteins come from a genomic window of Scylla paramamosain isolate STU-SP2022 chromosome 46, ASM3559412v1, whole genome shotgun sequence:
- the LOC135094631 gene encoding group XIIA secretory phospholipase A2-like codes for MKQLPMLLLVVMAVSGVASGEAYFETLYEMMVEAKDSLKEVATSVNEGLKTVAHTIKFVETFIDSTVEEDCIYKCPRKRIPVRNVNHVPQANGCGSLGMFFEKEDLPRGEMVDCCNDHDLCYDTCGADKEDCDRRFKRCLYSTCDVGREEGNIIAEKKCKGGAKLLYTATMALGCTSFKEAQREACRCVDAEDIPGTRNEL; via the coding sequence ATGAAGCAGCTGCCAatgctcctgctggtggtgatggcagtgtcTGGTGTGGCCAGCGGAGAGGCATACTTTGAAACACTGTACGAGATGATGGTGGAAGCCAAGGACTCGCTGAAGGAGGTGGCCACATCTGTCAACGAGGGGCTCAAGACAGTcgcacacacaataaaatttgTGGAGACCTTCATCGACTCAACTGTGGAGGAGGACTGCATATATAAGTGTCCCAGGAAGAGGATCCCAGTGAGGAACGTGAACCACGTGCCACAGGCGAATGGGTGTGGCTCCCTCGGCATGTTCTTTGAGAAGGAGGACTTGCCACGCGGTGAGATGGTCGACTGCTGCAACGACCACGACCTCTGCTATGACACATGCGGCGCAGACAAGGAGGACTGTGACAGGAGGTTCAAGAGGTGTCTGTACAGCACATGTGATGTTGGCAGAGAGGAGGGGAACATCATAGCAGAGAAGAAGTGCAAGGGAGGGGCCAAGTTGCTGTACACGGCCACCATGGCACTAGGCTGTACGTCTTTCAAGGAGGCACAGAGGGAGGCCTGCCGGTGTGTGGACGCCGAGGACATCCCCGGCACACGCAATGAGTTATAA
- the LOC135094630 gene encoding gastrula zinc finger protein XlCGF49.1-like, producing MLTPHVEAMFRCEECGKQFAYKNNITHMIVHGGEEKFACEECCSLLSQQAQLSTHMLVHTDQGVTAVTGMPILQDKNFTCLTATMPAVAEKRFACEICAKLFPRKSSLKTHRLVHSGEKRFECDECGSRFTRKSSLTTHRFTHTGEKKFECEECGGLFTRKSSLNIHRLAHRGEKKFECDKCGKRFTRRSSLNTHMLMHNGEKKFECETCGTSFTRKSSLNTHMLVHTGD from the coding sequence ATGTTGACGCCACACGTGGAGGCCATGTTCCGCTGCGAGGAGTGTGGCAAGCAGTTTGCCTACAAGAACAACATCACCCACATGATTGTACACGGTGGGGAGGAGAAGTTTGCCTGCGAGGAGTGCTGCAGCCTCCTCTCCCAGCAGGCGCAGCTCAGCACACACATGCTGGTGCACACTGACCAGGGCGTCACGGCCGTCACCGGCATGCCCATCCTGCAAGACAAGAACTTCACCTGCCTCACGGCCACCATGCCCGCCGTGGCTGAGAAGCGCTTCGCATGCGAGATCTGTGCCAAACTGTTCCCTCGCAAGAGCTCCCTCAAGACCCACCGCCTGGTGCACAGCGGGGAGAAGCGCTTTGAGTGCGACGAGTGCGGCAGCCGCTTCACTCGCAAGAGCAGCCTCACCACGCACCGCTTCACCCACACGGGGGAGAAGAAGTTTGAGTGCGAGGAGTGCGGGGGCCTGTTCACCCGCAAGAGTAGCCTCAACATCCACCGGCTGGCCCACCGCGGGGAGAAGAAATTTGAGTGCGACAAGTGTGGCAAGAGGTTCACGCGCCGCAGCAGCCTCAACACTCATATGCTGATGCACAACGGAGAGAAGAAATTTGAGTGTGAGACCTGTGGCACCTCCTTCACCAGGAAGAGCAGCCTCAACACACACATGCTGGTGCACACTGgcgactag